Proteins encoded in a region of the Sparus aurata chromosome 6, fSpaAur1.1, whole genome shotgun sequence genome:
- the iqsec1b gene encoding IQ motif and SEC7 domain-containing protein 1 isoform X9 — MCKDGPSLSSCSCRLCPGLCCVEGDAPGSEVGASVDPSSGYSCIPVTHSGGLGPDHLDSQLYGHIFLPSHPRPRRPKLQHSQSILRKQAEEEAIKRSRSLSESYELSSDLQDKQVEMLERKYGGRFITRHAARTIQTAFRQYQMNKNFERLRSSMSENRMSRRIVLSNMRMQFSFEGPEKVHSSYFEGKQVSLTDDGTKIGALVQSEHSGEMGMQAKTPTTQSDFTDAITELEDAFSRQVKSLAESIDDALNCRSLHGDDNQSEPGRGHQDMDREVSCQVKPSHSASEHRKLDEMTASYSDVTLYIDEEELSPPLPLSQSVDRPSSTESDLRQRSLNSSQDYWSLAHKDEKGDTDTSCRSTPSLECQEQRLRVDHLPLLTIEPPSDSSVELSDRSDRSSLKRQNAYDRSLSNQQSSPKHIGHSLPPRGPSREEDATRHRPRQLEAHLAINGTANRQSKSESDFSDGDNDSINSTSNSNDTINCSSESSSRDSLREQTLSKQTYHKETRNSWDSPAFSNDIIRKRHYRIGLNLFNKKPEKGIQYLIERNFVPDTPVGVAHFLLQRKGLSRQMIGEFLGNRQKQFNRDVLDCVVDEMDFSAMELDEALRKFQAHIRVQGEAQKVERLIEAYSQRYCICNPGVVRQFRNPDTIFILAFAIILLNTDMYSPNVKPERKMKLEDFVKNLRGVDDGEDIPREMLVGIYERIRKRELKTNEDHVSQVQKVEKLIVGKKPIGSLHHGLGCVLSLPHRRLVCYCRLFEVPDPNKPQKLGLHQREIFLFNDLLVVTKIFQKKKNSVTYSFRQSFSLYGMQVLLFENQYYPNGVRLTSAIPGADIKVLINFNAPNPQDRKKFTDDLRESIAEVQEMEKYRIESELEKQKGVVRPSMSQSSGLKKDTGNGNLSRASLDDSYAIGEGLKRSALSSSLRDLSDAGKRGRRSSAGSLDSNMEGSIISSPHMRRRPPSSRDCPSRHSGQSLPSSASLLGSLFGTRRVKSPSPTPQPIHPTLISHSPHPTNLHHTARAETDTPVSMHHAQFCHVAQNPPPYHHHHHYHPPAHLQHPPHQFHPAPSHGQQAPYPPHSQHSHGSHSAHSSHPAHSSHHHGPPPAPTQATGSTKPKHSGISTVV; from the exons tgtgGAAGGTGATGCTCCAGGCAGCGAGGTGGGCGCCTCTGTGGACCCCAGCAGCGGCTACAGTTGCATCCCAGTGACCCACAGCGGGGGGCTCGGCCCCGATCACCTGGACAGTCAGCTCTACGGACACATCTTCCTGCCCAGCCACCCGAGGCCGCGCCGACCCAAGCTTCAGCATTCACAGTCTATCCTCCGCAagcaggcagaggaggaggccaTCAAGCGCTCCCGCTCTCTGTCTGAGAGCTATGAGCTCTCATCAGACCTACAGGACAAGCAG GTGGAGATGCTAGAGCGCAAATATGGTGGGCGTTTCATAACCCGGCATGCAGCCCGCACCATCCAGACAGCCTTCCGCCAGTACCAGATGAACAAGAACTTTGAGCGTCTTAGAAGTTCTATGTCTGAGAACCGTATGTCCAGACGGATCGTCCTATCCAATATGAGAATGCAGTTTTCCTTTGAAGGGCCTGAAAAAGTCCACAGCTCCTATTTCGAGGGAAAGCAGGTCTCGCTAACAGATGATGGCACCAAAATTGGTGCGCTGGTGCAGTCAGAGCATAGTGGGGAAATGGGCATGCAGGCAAAGACTCCCACGACACAGAGTGACTTCACAGACGCTATAACAGAACTTGAAGATGCCTTCTCTAGGCAGGTCAAATCTCTAGCTGAGTCCATTGATGATGCTCTAAACTGTCGCAGTCTACATGGTGACGACAACCAGTCAGAGCCAGGGAGAGGTCACCAGGATATGGACAGGGAGGTCAGCTGCCAGGTTAAACCCTCCCACAGCGCTTCAGAACACCGCAAACTGGACGAGATGACGGCGTCTTACAGTGACGTCACCCTTTACATTGATGAAGAAGAATTGTCACCCCCACTACCCCTGTCTCAATCTGTCGACCGGCCCTCCAGCACAGAATCAGACTTGCGTCAGCGTTCCCTCAACTCTTCCCAGGACTACTGGTCACTGGCTCATAAGGATGAGAAAGGGGACACGGACACCAGTTGCCGCAGTACACCATCTCTGGAGTGCCAAGAGCAGCGCTTGCGGGTAGACCATCTACCCTTACTTACCATTGAGCCTCCAAGCGACAGCTCGGTGGAGCTGAGTGATCGTTCTGATCGCAGCTCTTTGAAGAGACAGAATGCCTATGATCGGAGCCTCAGCAACCAGCAGAGCAGCCCTAAACACATTGGCCACAGCCTTCCACCCCGGGGGCCTTCCAGAGAAGAAGATGCCACCCGCCATCGGCCAAGACAACTGGAGGCCCATCTGGCCATCAATGGCACTGCAAACCGGCAGAGCAAGTCAGAGTCTGATTTCTCTGACGGTGACAATGACAGCATCAACAGCACATCCAACTCCAATGACACCATCAACTGTAGCTCAGAGTCCTCATCCAGGGACAGCCTGAGGGAGCAGACGCTCAGCAAGCAAACGTACCACAAAGAGACACGCAACAGCTGGGACTCACCTGCATTCAGCAATGACATCATCCGCAAGAGGCACTACCGCATTGGCCTAAACCTCTTCAACAA GAAACCAGAAAAGGGCATCCAGTATCTGATTGAGCGGAACTTTGTTCCAGACACTCCAGTGGGTGTGGCCCACTTCCTGCTGCAGAGGAAAGGCTTGAGTAGACAGATGATTGGCGAGTTCCTGGGTAACAGACAGAAGCAGTTCAACCGTGATGTCCTTGA CTGTGTGGTGGATGAAATGGACTTCTCAGCAATGGAGCTGGACGAAGCACTCAGGAAATTTCAGGCGCACATCAGAGTGCAGGGAGAGGCTCAGAAGGTCGAGCGGCTGATAGAGGCGTACAG CCAACGCTACTGCATCTGCAACCCAGGCGTGGTGCGACAGTTCAGGAACCCTGACACCATCTTCATCCTGGCGTTTGCCATTATCCTCCTCAACACAGACATGTACAGCCCCAACGTTAAGCCTGAGAGGAAAATGAAGCTGGAAGACTTCGTTAAGAACCTTCGAG GAGTGGATGATGGGGAGGACATCCCCCGAGAGATGCTCGTAGGGATATATGAGCGGATTCGCAAGCGAGAGCTCAAGACTAATGAAGACCATGTGTCCCAGGTCCAGAAAGTGGAAAAACTCATTGTTGGAAAAAAGCCG ATTGGCTCCTTACACCATGGCCTGGGCTGT GTACTATCCCTTCCCCACAGGAGACTGGTCTGTTACTGCAGACTTTTTGAAGTGCCCGAccccaacaaaccacaaaaGTTGGGCCTGCACCAAAGGGAGATCTTCCTCTTTAATGACCTCCTGGTG GTCACTAAAATTTtccaaaagaagaagaactccGTGACGTACAGCTTCCGCCAGTCCTTCTCCCTTTATGGCATGCAAGTGCTGCTCTTTGAGAATCAGT ATTATCCCAACGGAGTCCGTCTGACCTCGGCCATTCCCGGAGCTGACATCAAAGTCCTCATCAACTTCAATGCACCCAATCCTCAGGACCGCAAAAAGTTCACTGACGATTTGCGAGAATCTATTGCTGAAGTCCAAGAGATGGAGAAGTACCGGATAGAAT CTGAGCTAGAGAAACAGAAGGGGGTGGTGAGGCCCAGCATGTCCCAGAGCTCAGGTTTAAAGAAGGACACGGGCAACGGTAACCTGAGCCGAGCAAGCCTCGACGACAGCTATGCCATTGGTGAAGGTTTGAAGAGGAGTGCCCTCAGCAGCTCCCTGCGAGACCTCTCGGATGCAG GCAAGCGTGGGAGACGCAGCAGTGCAGGATCACTAGACAGCAATATGGAA GGGTCCATCATTAGCAGTCCACACATGCGGCGGAGACCCCCCTCCAGCCGGGACTGCCCGTCCCGCCACAGTGGCCAGTCCCTGCCCAGCTCCGCTTCACTGCTTGGATCGTTGTTTGGCACCAGACGGGTGAAGTCCCCCAGCCCCACCCCACAGCCCATTCACCCCACACTCATTTCCCACTCCCCTCACCCCACCAACCTGCACCACACTGCGCGAGCGGAGACAGACACACCGGTCTCCATGCACCACGCCCAGTTCTGCCACGTGGCCCAGAACCCCCCGCcttaccaccaccaccaccactaccaccCGCCGGCCCACTTGCAGCACCCTCCGCACCAGTTCCACCCGGCCCCGTCTCACGGCCAGCAGGCTCCCTACCCGCCTCACTCGCAGCACAGCCACGGGAGTCACTCAGCACACTCCTCCCACCCGGCTCACAGCTCCCACCACCACGGCCCGCCGCCGGCACCCACCCAGGCAACCGGAAGCACCAAGCCCAAGCACAGTGGCATCAGCACGGTGGTGTGA
- the iqsec1b gene encoding IQ motif and SEC7 domain-containing protein 1 isoform X5 gives MEGQRGFYEMENPTENPSKAAEYLKELNKIIETQQGLLEKQRVRIDELELQVTDLCKENACLKDQHQRHLATCRLQQGNHSTLGAIKENVMQEKSESESPRFVSVEGDAPGSEVGASVDPSSGYSCIPVTHSGGLGPDHLDSQLYGHIFLPSHPRPRRPKLQHSQSILRKQAEEEAIKRSRSLSESYELSSDLQDKQVEMLERKYGGRFITRHAARTIQTAFRQYQMNKNFERLRSSMSENRMSRRIVLSNMRMQFSFEGPEKVHSSYFEGKQVSLTDDGTKIGALVQSEHSGEMGMQAKTPTTQSDFTDAITELEDAFSRQVKSLAESIDDALNCRSLHGDDNQSEPGRGHQDMDREVSCQVKPSHSASEHRKLDEMTASYSDVTLYIDEEELSPPLPLSQSVDRPSSTESDLRQRSLNSSQDYWSLAHKDEKGDTDTSCRSTPSLECQEQRLRVDHLPLLTIEPPSDSSVELSDRSDRSSLKRQNAYDRSLSNQQSSPKHIGHSLPPRGPSREEDATRHRPRQLEAHLAINGTANRQSKSESDFSDGDNDSINSTSNSNDTINCSSESSSRDSLREQTLSKQTYHKETRNSWDSPAFSNDIIRKRHYRIGLNLFNKKPEKGIQYLIERNFVPDTPVGVAHFLLQRKGLSRQMIGEFLGNRQKQFNRDVLDCVVDEMDFSAMELDEALRKFQAHIRVQGEAQKVERLIEAYSQRYCICNPGVVRQFRNPDTIFILAFAIILLNTDMYSPNVKPERKMKLEDFVKNLRGVDDGEDIPREMLVGIYERIRKRELKTNEDHVSQVQKVEKLIVGKKPIGSLHHGLGCVLSLPHRRLVCYCRLFEVPDPNKPQKLGLHQREIFLFNDLLVVTKIFQKKKNSVTYSFRQSFSLYGMQVLLFENQYYPNGVRLTSAIPGADIKVLINFNAPNPQDRKKFTDDLRESIAEVQEMEKYRIESELEKQKGVVRPSMSQSSGLKKDTGNGNLSRASLDDSYAIGEGLKRSALSSSLRDLSDAGKRGRRSSAGSLDSNMEGSIISSPHMRRRPPSSRDCPSRHSGQSLPSSASLLGSLFGTRRVKSPSPTPQPIHPTLISHSPHPTNLHHTARAETDTPVSMHHAQFCHVAQNPPPYHHHHHYHPPAHLQHPPHQFHPAPSHGQQAPYPPHSQHSHGSHSAHSSHPAHSSHHHGPPPAPTQATGSTKPKHSGISTVV, from the exons tgtgGAAGGTGATGCTCCAGGCAGCGAGGTGGGCGCCTCTGTGGACCCCAGCAGCGGCTACAGTTGCATCCCAGTGACCCACAGCGGGGGGCTCGGCCCCGATCACCTGGACAGTCAGCTCTACGGACACATCTTCCTGCCCAGCCACCCGAGGCCGCGCCGACCCAAGCTTCAGCATTCACAGTCTATCCTCCGCAagcaggcagaggaggaggccaTCAAGCGCTCCCGCTCTCTGTCTGAGAGCTATGAGCTCTCATCAGACCTACAGGACAAGCAG GTGGAGATGCTAGAGCGCAAATATGGTGGGCGTTTCATAACCCGGCATGCAGCCCGCACCATCCAGACAGCCTTCCGCCAGTACCAGATGAACAAGAACTTTGAGCGTCTTAGAAGTTCTATGTCTGAGAACCGTATGTCCAGACGGATCGTCCTATCCAATATGAGAATGCAGTTTTCCTTTGAAGGGCCTGAAAAAGTCCACAGCTCCTATTTCGAGGGAAAGCAGGTCTCGCTAACAGATGATGGCACCAAAATTGGTGCGCTGGTGCAGTCAGAGCATAGTGGGGAAATGGGCATGCAGGCAAAGACTCCCACGACACAGAGTGACTTCACAGACGCTATAACAGAACTTGAAGATGCCTTCTCTAGGCAGGTCAAATCTCTAGCTGAGTCCATTGATGATGCTCTAAACTGTCGCAGTCTACATGGTGACGACAACCAGTCAGAGCCAGGGAGAGGTCACCAGGATATGGACAGGGAGGTCAGCTGCCAGGTTAAACCCTCCCACAGCGCTTCAGAACACCGCAAACTGGACGAGATGACGGCGTCTTACAGTGACGTCACCCTTTACATTGATGAAGAAGAATTGTCACCCCCACTACCCCTGTCTCAATCTGTCGACCGGCCCTCCAGCACAGAATCAGACTTGCGTCAGCGTTCCCTCAACTCTTCCCAGGACTACTGGTCACTGGCTCATAAGGATGAGAAAGGGGACACGGACACCAGTTGCCGCAGTACACCATCTCTGGAGTGCCAAGAGCAGCGCTTGCGGGTAGACCATCTACCCTTACTTACCATTGAGCCTCCAAGCGACAGCTCGGTGGAGCTGAGTGATCGTTCTGATCGCAGCTCTTTGAAGAGACAGAATGCCTATGATCGGAGCCTCAGCAACCAGCAGAGCAGCCCTAAACACATTGGCCACAGCCTTCCACCCCGGGGGCCTTCCAGAGAAGAAGATGCCACCCGCCATCGGCCAAGACAACTGGAGGCCCATCTGGCCATCAATGGCACTGCAAACCGGCAGAGCAAGTCAGAGTCTGATTTCTCTGACGGTGACAATGACAGCATCAACAGCACATCCAACTCCAATGACACCATCAACTGTAGCTCAGAGTCCTCATCCAGGGACAGCCTGAGGGAGCAGACGCTCAGCAAGCAAACGTACCACAAAGAGACACGCAACAGCTGGGACTCACCTGCATTCAGCAATGACATCATCCGCAAGAGGCACTACCGCATTGGCCTAAACCTCTTCAACAA GAAACCAGAAAAGGGCATCCAGTATCTGATTGAGCGGAACTTTGTTCCAGACACTCCAGTGGGTGTGGCCCACTTCCTGCTGCAGAGGAAAGGCTTGAGTAGACAGATGATTGGCGAGTTCCTGGGTAACAGACAGAAGCAGTTCAACCGTGATGTCCTTGA CTGTGTGGTGGATGAAATGGACTTCTCAGCAATGGAGCTGGACGAAGCACTCAGGAAATTTCAGGCGCACATCAGAGTGCAGGGAGAGGCTCAGAAGGTCGAGCGGCTGATAGAGGCGTACAG CCAACGCTACTGCATCTGCAACCCAGGCGTGGTGCGACAGTTCAGGAACCCTGACACCATCTTCATCCTGGCGTTTGCCATTATCCTCCTCAACACAGACATGTACAGCCCCAACGTTAAGCCTGAGAGGAAAATGAAGCTGGAAGACTTCGTTAAGAACCTTCGAG GAGTGGATGATGGGGAGGACATCCCCCGAGAGATGCTCGTAGGGATATATGAGCGGATTCGCAAGCGAGAGCTCAAGACTAATGAAGACCATGTGTCCCAGGTCCAGAAAGTGGAAAAACTCATTGTTGGAAAAAAGCCG ATTGGCTCCTTACACCATGGCCTGGGCTGT GTACTATCCCTTCCCCACAGGAGACTGGTCTGTTACTGCAGACTTTTTGAAGTGCCCGAccccaacaaaccacaaaaGTTGGGCCTGCACCAAAGGGAGATCTTCCTCTTTAATGACCTCCTGGTG GTCACTAAAATTTtccaaaagaagaagaactccGTGACGTACAGCTTCCGCCAGTCCTTCTCCCTTTATGGCATGCAAGTGCTGCTCTTTGAGAATCAGT ATTATCCCAACGGAGTCCGTCTGACCTCGGCCATTCCCGGAGCTGACATCAAAGTCCTCATCAACTTCAATGCACCCAATCCTCAGGACCGCAAAAAGTTCACTGACGATTTGCGAGAATCTATTGCTGAAGTCCAAGAGATGGAGAAGTACCGGATAGAAT CTGAGCTAGAGAAACAGAAGGGGGTGGTGAGGCCCAGCATGTCCCAGAGCTCAGGTTTAAAGAAGGACACGGGCAACGGTAACCTGAGCCGAGCAAGCCTCGACGACAGCTATGCCATTGGTGAAGGTTTGAAGAGGAGTGCCCTCAGCAGCTCCCTGCGAGACCTCTCGGATGCAG GCAAGCGTGGGAGACGCAGCAGTGCAGGATCACTAGACAGCAATATGGAA GGGTCCATCATTAGCAGTCCACACATGCGGCGGAGACCCCCCTCCAGCCGGGACTGCCCGTCCCGCCACAGTGGCCAGTCCCTGCCCAGCTCCGCTTCACTGCTTGGATCGTTGTTTGGCACCAGACGGGTGAAGTCCCCCAGCCCCACCCCACAGCCCATTCACCCCACACTCATTTCCCACTCCCCTCACCCCACCAACCTGCACCACACTGCGCGAGCGGAGACAGACACACCGGTCTCCATGCACCACGCCCAGTTCTGCCACGTGGCCCAGAACCCCCCGCcttaccaccaccaccaccactaccaccCGCCGGCCCACTTGCAGCACCCTCCGCACCAGTTCCACCCGGCCCCGTCTCACGGCCAGCAGGCTCCCTACCCGCCTCACTCGCAGCACAGCCACGGGAGTCACTCAGCACACTCCTCCCACCCGGCTCACAGCTCCCACCACCACGGCCCGCCGCCGGCACCCACCCAGGCAACCGGAAGCACCAAGCCCAAGCACAGTGGCATCAGCACGGTGGTGTGA
- the iqsec1b gene encoding IQ motif and SEC7 domain-containing protein 1 isoform X10, giving the protein MWSVMWKYCISVRTISVEGDAPGSEVGASVDPSSGYSCIPVTHSGGLGPDHLDSQLYGHIFLPSHPRPRRPKLQHSQSILRKQAEEEAIKRSRSLSESYELSSDLQDKQVEMLERKYGGRFITRHAARTIQTAFRQYQMNKNFERLRSSMSENRMSRRIVLSNMRMQFSFEGPEKVHSSYFEGKQVSLTDDGTKIGALVQSEHSGEMGMQAKTPTTQSDFTDAITELEDAFSRQVKSLAESIDDALNCRSLHGDDNQSEPGRGHQDMDREVSCQVKPSHSASEHRKLDEMTASYSDVTLYIDEEELSPPLPLSQSVDRPSSTESDLRQRSLNSSQDYWSLAHKDEKGDTDTSCRSTPSLECQEQRLRVDHLPLLTIEPPSDSSVELSDRSDRSSLKRQNAYDRSLSNQQSSPKHIGHSLPPRGPSREEDATRHRPRQLEAHLAINGTANRQSKSESDFSDGDNDSINSTSNSNDTINCSSESSSRDSLREQTLSKQTYHKETRNSWDSPAFSNDIIRKRHYRIGLNLFNKKPEKGIQYLIERNFVPDTPVGVAHFLLQRKGLSRQMIGEFLGNRQKQFNRDVLDCVVDEMDFSAMELDEALRKFQAHIRVQGEAQKVERLIEAYSQRYCICNPGVVRQFRNPDTIFILAFAIILLNTDMYSPNVKPERKMKLEDFVKNLRGVDDGEDIPREMLVGIYERIRKRELKTNEDHVSQVQKVEKLIVGKKPIGSLHHGLGCVLSLPHRRLVCYCRLFEVPDPNKPQKLGLHQREIFLFNDLLVVTKIFQKKKNSVTYSFRQSFSLYGMQVLLFENQYYPNGVRLTSAIPGADIKVLINFNAPNPQDRKKFTDDLRESIAEVQEMEKYRIESELEKQKGVVRPSMSQSSGLKKDTGNGNLSRASLDDSYAIGEGLKRSALSSSLRDLSDAGKRGRRSSAGSLDSNMEGSIISSPHMRRRPPSSRDCPSRHSGQSLPSSASLLGSLFGTRRVKSPSPTPQPIHPTLISHSPHPTNLHHTARAETDTPVSMHHAQFCHVAQNPPPYHHHHHYHPPAHLQHPPHQFHPAPSHGQQAPYPPHSQHSHGSHSAHSSHPAHSSHHHGPPPAPTQATGSTKPKHSGISTVV; this is encoded by the exons tgtgGAAGGTGATGCTCCAGGCAGCGAGGTGGGCGCCTCTGTGGACCCCAGCAGCGGCTACAGTTGCATCCCAGTGACCCACAGCGGGGGGCTCGGCCCCGATCACCTGGACAGTCAGCTCTACGGACACATCTTCCTGCCCAGCCACCCGAGGCCGCGCCGACCCAAGCTTCAGCATTCACAGTCTATCCTCCGCAagcaggcagaggaggaggccaTCAAGCGCTCCCGCTCTCTGTCTGAGAGCTATGAGCTCTCATCAGACCTACAGGACAAGCAG GTGGAGATGCTAGAGCGCAAATATGGTGGGCGTTTCATAACCCGGCATGCAGCCCGCACCATCCAGACAGCCTTCCGCCAGTACCAGATGAACAAGAACTTTGAGCGTCTTAGAAGTTCTATGTCTGAGAACCGTATGTCCAGACGGATCGTCCTATCCAATATGAGAATGCAGTTTTCCTTTGAAGGGCCTGAAAAAGTCCACAGCTCCTATTTCGAGGGAAAGCAGGTCTCGCTAACAGATGATGGCACCAAAATTGGTGCGCTGGTGCAGTCAGAGCATAGTGGGGAAATGGGCATGCAGGCAAAGACTCCCACGACACAGAGTGACTTCACAGACGCTATAACAGAACTTGAAGATGCCTTCTCTAGGCAGGTCAAATCTCTAGCTGAGTCCATTGATGATGCTCTAAACTGTCGCAGTCTACATGGTGACGACAACCAGTCAGAGCCAGGGAGAGGTCACCAGGATATGGACAGGGAGGTCAGCTGCCAGGTTAAACCCTCCCACAGCGCTTCAGAACACCGCAAACTGGACGAGATGACGGCGTCTTACAGTGACGTCACCCTTTACATTGATGAAGAAGAATTGTCACCCCCACTACCCCTGTCTCAATCTGTCGACCGGCCCTCCAGCACAGAATCAGACTTGCGTCAGCGTTCCCTCAACTCTTCCCAGGACTACTGGTCACTGGCTCATAAGGATGAGAAAGGGGACACGGACACCAGTTGCCGCAGTACACCATCTCTGGAGTGCCAAGAGCAGCGCTTGCGGGTAGACCATCTACCCTTACTTACCATTGAGCCTCCAAGCGACAGCTCGGTGGAGCTGAGTGATCGTTCTGATCGCAGCTCTTTGAAGAGACAGAATGCCTATGATCGGAGCCTCAGCAACCAGCAGAGCAGCCCTAAACACATTGGCCACAGCCTTCCACCCCGGGGGCCTTCCAGAGAAGAAGATGCCACCCGCCATCGGCCAAGACAACTGGAGGCCCATCTGGCCATCAATGGCACTGCAAACCGGCAGAGCAAGTCAGAGTCTGATTTCTCTGACGGTGACAATGACAGCATCAACAGCACATCCAACTCCAATGACACCATCAACTGTAGCTCAGAGTCCTCATCCAGGGACAGCCTGAGGGAGCAGACGCTCAGCAAGCAAACGTACCACAAAGAGACACGCAACAGCTGGGACTCACCTGCATTCAGCAATGACATCATCCGCAAGAGGCACTACCGCATTGGCCTAAACCTCTTCAACAA GAAACCAGAAAAGGGCATCCAGTATCTGATTGAGCGGAACTTTGTTCCAGACACTCCAGTGGGTGTGGCCCACTTCCTGCTGCAGAGGAAAGGCTTGAGTAGACAGATGATTGGCGAGTTCCTGGGTAACAGACAGAAGCAGTTCAACCGTGATGTCCTTGA CTGTGTGGTGGATGAAATGGACTTCTCAGCAATGGAGCTGGACGAAGCACTCAGGAAATTTCAGGCGCACATCAGAGTGCAGGGAGAGGCTCAGAAGGTCGAGCGGCTGATAGAGGCGTACAG CCAACGCTACTGCATCTGCAACCCAGGCGTGGTGCGACAGTTCAGGAACCCTGACACCATCTTCATCCTGGCGTTTGCCATTATCCTCCTCAACACAGACATGTACAGCCCCAACGTTAAGCCTGAGAGGAAAATGAAGCTGGAAGACTTCGTTAAGAACCTTCGAG GAGTGGATGATGGGGAGGACATCCCCCGAGAGATGCTCGTAGGGATATATGAGCGGATTCGCAAGCGAGAGCTCAAGACTAATGAAGACCATGTGTCCCAGGTCCAGAAAGTGGAAAAACTCATTGTTGGAAAAAAGCCG ATTGGCTCCTTACACCATGGCCTGGGCTGT GTACTATCCCTTCCCCACAGGAGACTGGTCTGTTACTGCAGACTTTTTGAAGTGCCCGAccccaacaaaccacaaaaGTTGGGCCTGCACCAAAGGGAGATCTTCCTCTTTAATGACCTCCTGGTG GTCACTAAAATTTtccaaaagaagaagaactccGTGACGTACAGCTTCCGCCAGTCCTTCTCCCTTTATGGCATGCAAGTGCTGCTCTTTGAGAATCAGT ATTATCCCAACGGAGTCCGTCTGACCTCGGCCATTCCCGGAGCTGACATCAAAGTCCTCATCAACTTCAATGCACCCAATCCTCAGGACCGCAAAAAGTTCACTGACGATTTGCGAGAATCTATTGCTGAAGTCCAAGAGATGGAGAAGTACCGGATAGAAT CTGAGCTAGAGAAACAGAAGGGGGTGGTGAGGCCCAGCATGTCCCAGAGCTCAGGTTTAAAGAAGGACACGGGCAACGGTAACCTGAGCCGAGCAAGCCTCGACGACAGCTATGCCATTGGTGAAGGTTTGAAGAGGAGTGCCCTCAGCAGCTCCCTGCGAGACCTCTCGGATGCAG GCAAGCGTGGGAGACGCAGCAGTGCAGGATCACTAGACAGCAATATGGAA GGGTCCATCATTAGCAGTCCACACATGCGGCGGAGACCCCCCTCCAGCCGGGACTGCCCGTCCCGCCACAGTGGCCAGTCCCTGCCCAGCTCCGCTTCACTGCTTGGATCGTTGTTTGGCACCAGACGGGTGAAGTCCCCCAGCCCCACCCCACAGCCCATTCACCCCACACTCATTTCCCACTCCCCTCACCCCACCAACCTGCACCACACTGCGCGAGCGGAGACAGACACACCGGTCTCCATGCACCACGCCCAGTTCTGCCACGTGGCCCAGAACCCCCCGCcttaccaccaccaccaccactaccaccCGCCGGCCCACTTGCAGCACCCTCCGCACCAGTTCCACCCGGCCCCGTCTCACGGCCAGCAGGCTCCCTACCCGCCTCACTCGCAGCACAGCCACGGGAGTCACTCAGCACACTCCTCCCACCCGGCTCACAGCTCCCACCACCACGGCCCGCCGCCGGCACCCACCCAGGCAACCGGAAGCACCAAGCCCAAGCACAGTGGCATCAGCACGGTGGTGTGA